A stretch of DNA from Enoplosus armatus isolate fEnoArm2 chromosome 15, fEnoArm2.hap1, whole genome shotgun sequence:
CATTTAGTCTTTTGGCTTGAGAACAAGTCTCTCTCAGCTTCTCTGTGGCTCCACAccttaataaaaaaacatgtgtaatctcactgcaggtgctgctggtCTGTCAGGAGCTGCCACTGCATTCTTAGCTgccactggagcagctgtggccggcactggagcagctgtggcctCCGCTGTGGCCggcactggagcagctgtggcctCCGCTGTGGCCGGtactggagcagctgtggccggcactggagcagctgtggccgCCACTGGAGCAGGTGTGGCCGCCACTGGAGCAGGTGTGGCCggcactggagcagctgtggccgCCACTGGAGCAGGTGTGGCTGCCACTGGAGCAGCCTTGATTggcactggagcagctgtggctggAGCAGCAGCGGGATGGGTGGCTGGCTACATCAGcgggaaaaaaaatcatgaaggAACAAGTtgaatttacaatatttttacTTCGGCCAAATTAAGGAGCTGAATGcaaatgattacatttaatttactaAACAGCACTTTTGTCATCTCAGacagctgaaatgttttgtgcaataaatctttaaaaccTATAGAAGATACTAGTTCAGTGTGACTCTGTAAATATTTCCACTCCTCATAATGTTCATCAGAAAGACTGAGTGAGTAGATGAATGGTTCTTAACTACAAGCAACACCTTTTactttacacacactcacttgatCCATTGTTATGTAATAATATTGAGTCAATCTTTTAATATTTCCAAAATGATTGTAGACAAGAACAACATAAGCACAGATTTCTGATATGGTTTTAAAATATTCCAgcgtttatttattcattgtacattttcataaaatccgatgctaacatgctgatgttcagcaggtataatgtttaccatgttcaccatcttagtttagcgtgttagcgtTCCAACATTTGGCTGATGGGAAGTCATCTGTTTTACAGGTAGGCctagtatttggtcataaacaaaagtattggaGAAATTagaattttgacctgatgatggcgctagatgaaaggttAAG
This window harbors:
- the LOC139297188 gene encoding interferon alpha-inducible protein 27-like protein 2B; protein product: MLFTAEKDMDPVTILVIGAGATGAVIGAPFVLAGVGFTSAGIAAGSYAAGMMSAAAAANGGAVAAGSTVAALQAAGAAGLSGAATAFLAATGAAVAGTGAAVASAVAGTGAAVASAVAGTGAAVAGTGAAVAATGAGVAATGAGVAGTGAAVAATGAGVAATGAALIGTGAAVAGAAAGWVAGYISGKKNHEGTS